The Lactuca sativa cultivar Salinas chromosome 2, Lsat_Salinas_v11, whole genome shotgun sequence genome includes the window atatgtgCTTATATACGTATACACAATTAATGCATGTATAATAATCATTCATAAACTGACCAGAGATTCCTCCATGGCTTTTGAATTCAGAACACTTTTGTACGCTCCAAGAAAAGATTTGTCAGGTTCATTGGATCCATCAGCAGTCTCTTCCTCCAGTGGAAGTTGGAATATTTCTCCACCAAATCCTGTAGATCCCATTGCAATTAAAAATGAATTACAGTAAAACGGTGGGTTTGAGCTTTATGATCATCAATTCAACATAAAATAACAATACTATTAGTATAATAGCTCATTTACATAAACTATATACatgattatatattatatatacgtACCTTCTAAGAAgcttgcaagcttttccatattGGAAACAATAAGAATATGAAGATCTTCCCCAGCCCATACAGGACAAACACATATGGAGATAATTATACATGTTGCACCACCTAAGATGATTGTCGATAATCGTTGATGTGCTAACTCCATGATATTCTCAACACGATAACCCGAAACAGCTACTAAACTGAATGTGAGGATAAATATCAGCACCCCATAATCGTATCTCTTTTTTATATGAGGAATAAATCTTGAAAAGGTGGCTGCTGCGACTATAGTAGAAAGATTGTAAGTTAAAACGAGTAAAAGAATTCGCGAATGTATTAATATTTGTGGATTAAGTAAGTGGTTTACCTAGAAGAAAGACAAGGCACCCAAGAACAATGGATTCGGCTTTGGGTCCGAATAGACGTGCAAAGTATTCAGCCCCGAGGCCTAATGCACCGGCTAGTAAAGTGGCTAAGCCTCGATTCATACCCTTGCATAAGGTTGCACCTATTTTATGTAAACAACAACATTTAGAAataatggaaggaaaaatgaaagGGAATTGAAAACATGTTTTTTCGTTCGTGGATGATTTTAATCAACTCACCGGCAGTATACTCAAACACCACAACGACAGTCAAGATAGCCCAGATGCCTGCATCACCCATGCCTTTATATAATGGCCGGAGATAGTAAACCATGGAGACTAATGTGATTGCTAACGCCACTTtgaaggaatgcatgattcttcttggatcttcttttccaagttTCTTTATTTTCTTGACTAAATCGACAATTGGAGCATTCATTTTCAAAAGTGTAGCCTTGAACGGAGTCTCCATGGGTTGATACTTGATAGCCAGGTGAATATGAAAGATAGGTTATCAAGTGAAATGAATGTGGTGGAATATATAAGGAGTGTGAATCGTAAATAAAGTAAAAATGGCAAGGGGAGTTGATGTATTTGGATGGTTAGGGACAAGaacattattaataaaatataaaaggtTCATATGTTGAGCCATCGATCAGCCTTttggtttttttgttttgttgtgGGTATTTGTAGGATGGTGTATAGGGGGTGTGGTTCACTTGTAAGTAAAAAAGAATACATACATTGCCTCCAAAATTATGTTGCTATAAAAAAGTAAAAAGTGAAAGTTTATTGACTTTGGTAAATTTACAATGGTAATTTGTACTTTTCTAACATcttatattaattataattagGGTGTTTGGCTAAACTTATGACTTTTAGTTTGTAGCATTTTATATTATCTTTTAGGGTGTTTATCTAAACTAATGATTTATTTAACTTATAGCTTATAACTTATATACTAATAAGTTAGCGATTTATTTATAGATTTTGACTTATTTTCGGTATGATATATTAATAAGTTATTCTTACCCAAACATCATTTTTAGTTTATATCGGTGTGGAACTGGTACTAAGCTAAAAAAGAGATTAAATAAATTTAGCCAAATACCCTCTTAATttcttatttaatatatatagttACCTCTTGTATATAATATTTaatcttttttgtttttatatattattacataTAGCAGTTCGATGTCGTTATgtatgggtttttttttttcaaatataaccCTAATTAATTCTGAAAACATAACCACCCTGGTCCATTCCCATGCCCACCGTTTTTTCTTATCAACCTTACGTCGCATAGTTCTCTGTACAGTATGATAAATTATTAAACAATTTAAAAACATCAATGAAGATTTATAGTAAATAGGTATACTATCTTAATATCTCAAACTTACTATCTTCTCCCATCCTCTATTTTCATATTTATTATGATTCTTTATATGTCGATTATATATAAGAATTGTTAGCATGTTATTGATactaatttttgattaattatggtTTTTGGAAATTTCAATAAATTATTGTTCTTATATTCTTCTCTTATAATGATCACCCTTGTTTAGGAGATG containing:
- the LOC111898646 gene encoding aluminum-activated malate transporter 8 → METPFKATLLKMNAPIVDLVKKIKKLGKEDPRRIMHSFKVALAITLVSMVYYLRPLYKGMGDAGIWAILTVVVVFEYTAGATLCKGMNRGLATLLAGALGLGAEYFARLFGPKAESIVLGCLVFLLVAAATFSRFIPHIKKRYDYGVLIFILTFSLVAVSGYRVENIMELAHQRLSTIILGGATCIIISICVCPVWAGEDLHILIVSNMEKLASFLEGFGGEIFQLPLEEETADGSNEPDKSFLGAYKSVLNSKAMEESLANFAWWEPGHGKFRFSHPWKQYLKIGVLMRQCAYHIESLNGYLDSRFQASSEFRKSVQGPCTTMSSEAGKALKELALSIKTFSYPSNSAMINIQTCQKAVDEVNSTLQASMVGEWVILEIIPIITVISILNDIIKCVETIFEAIEELSEQAHFKKSEPEKPQILHGGAVAPLGDKEHDSGFVTIIIHKIVPQSVEIEAPRG